From the genome of Ananas comosus cultivar F153 linkage group 16, ASM154086v1, whole genome shotgun sequence, one region includes:
- the LOC109722546 gene encoding pathogenesis-related protein PRB1-2-like, which translates to MAIANSLFALCLLVSLQLTYVDARKLGAVSTITQFLAPHNALRGSMGLPPLQWSAQLAAYANWYGNQRRGDCELVHSTSNYGENIFWGQGNQWRIADAVAAWAAEQAYYNYNSNSCDPNADCSHYTQMVWRSTKFVGCARITCNSGDTFIVCEYDPHGNVIGKKPY; encoded by the coding sequence ATGGCTATCGCCAATTCTCTCTTCGCTCTCTGCCTCCTCGTCTCGCTGCAGCTAACATATGTTGACGCACGCAAACTCGGTGCGGTGAGTACGATAACGCAGTTTCTGGCGCCGCACAACGCGCTGCGCGGTAGCATGGGCCTGCCGCCGCTGCAGTGGAGCGCGCAGCTGGCGGCGTACGCAAACTGGTACGGGAACCAGCGGCGGGGGGACTGCGAGCTCGTGCACTCCACGTCGAACTACGGTGAGAACATCTTCTGGGGGCAGGGCAACCAGTGGCGGATAGCGGACGCCGTAGCGGCCTGGGCAGCCGAGCAGGCCTACTACAACTATAACTCCAACTCTTGCGATCCGAACGCCGACTGCTCGCACTACACCCAGATGGTGTGGCGGTCGACGAAGTTCGTCGGATGCGCGAGAATTACATGCAATAGTGGGGATACATTTATAgtttgtgagtatgatccccaTGGCAATGTCATAGGTAAGAAGCCATACTGA